From Tiliqua scincoides isolate rTilSci1 chromosome 2, rTilSci1.hap2, whole genome shotgun sequence, the proteins below share one genomic window:
- the NOP16 gene encoding nucleolar protein 16, whose product MPKAKKKSRRPKYNYNVDRKKLHRAFRKRSAPRIKCAQIRRAWNNNKTVAQNLAEMGLALDPNKAVPIPKTSQQVMKMEIDVEAGNRKIVRKPYVLNELEYEASLPEKKSESLSRDHIDYVQHMIQSHGENYKAMARDEKNYYQDTPKQIKRKINVYKRVCPEEYEAFVASLQQGKMDLQ is encoded by the exons ATGCCCAAGGCCAAGAAGAAGAGCCGACGGCCCAAGTACAACTACAATGTGGACCGCAAGAAGCTGCACCGCGCCTTCCGCAAGCGCTCGGCGCCCCGGATCAAGTG TGCCCAGATCCGTCGTGCATGGAACAATAACAAAACTGTTGCACAGAACCTGGCTGAAATGGGCCTGGCCCTTGACCCAAACAAGGCTGTTCCCATTCCAAAGACAAGCCAACAG GTGATGAAAATGGAAATTGATGTAGAAGCGGGAAACAGGAAAATTGTGCGGAAACCCTATGTACTAAATG AATTGGAATACGAGGCCAGCCTCCCAGAGAAGAAGTCAGAGAGCCTATCCAGAGACCACATTGATTATGTCCAGCATATGATCCAAAGTCATGGTGAAAACTACAAG GCTATGGCTCGTGATGAGAAGAACTATTACCAGGACACACCAAAGCAAATAAAGAGAAAGATCAATGTGTACAAACGTGTCTGCCCTGAGGAATATGAGGCTTTTGTTGCCTCTCTACAGCAGGGGAAGATGGATTTGCAATGA
- the HIGD2A gene encoding HIG1 domain family member 2A, mitochondrial, whose protein sequence is MAQSSPPPFDPTRPPLIEGFTPTAFQDTEDGFRNKFLRKTRENPLVPLGCLATAGVLTYGLICFKKGNTRQSQMMMRARILAQGFTVAALMVGVVVTALKPQK, encoded by the exons ATGGCCCAGAGCTCTCCACCCCCCTTCGATCCCACTCGCCCGCCTCTGATCGAGGGCTTCACGCCAACCGCCTTCCAAGACACCGAAGACGGCTTCAGGAACAAGTTCCTGCGCAAGACCCGCGAGAACCCGCTCGTGCCCCTCG GCTGCCTTGCCACAGCAGGAGTATTGACCTATGGACTCATCTGCTTCAAGAAGGGCAACACTCGCCAGTCTCAGATGATGATGCGGGCACGTATTCTTGCCCAAGGTTTCACCGTTGCAGCCCtgatggtgggcgtggtggttACAGCACTGAAGCCACAGAAGTGA